CAGATAGAAACTAATCCCAAAACCATAGGTGGCTAACAAGATAGGATAAAACAAACCTTGACTAAAAAGAACGACTCCCCCACCTAGGAAGGAAAGGAGGGCTGATAGAAGGAGCCATTTGATATCAGTAGATAAAGAATGCCCCATGATGGATAAGAGAGTCTGACCAGAAAAGAGTTTTATACCTGCTGCTCTCATTTCCTTAATCCGAGTAATAATCACCAGAGCAAAGAAAGATAAGCCAAATATTGCTAAACTAATTAAAATAAGGGGAATTAGTAACATTCTAAAAGCAAGAGAATAGGGCGGCGTCTTTCGGTCAGCAATTGCTTTATAACCCAAATCTCCTAACTTATCGGCTAGCTTTTCTTTCGTCAAGGAGCCTGATAAAAGGAGATAACTATTTAGCGGATCACTACGTTCACGACTTTCTTGACTAGCTTCTTGGAATTCTTTTGGTAAAGTTCCCTGACCATAAGTTGCATAAGCAAAGTGAGTCGTTCCATCCTTACTCGGCTCTACGATTCTTCTAGCTATTAAACTCTGTTCTGAGTTTGCAAACTTCTCCAATTCCTGTTCAAATACCTCACGCGTCGGTTCCTGAGTATCTTTTTTGACACGAAGTAAAGAGACGGAATCATAGCTTGCATATAAATATTGTGGAGCACGTAAGACAATAATCCAAGCAAGGAAGAAGCTGAGAAAAAAAGTTGATAATAATATGAATAGTTTCTTCATAGTAGACTCCTTGTATAAGAGAATAACTCTATAGAAAAAGATTTTATCTTTTATAAATTCTTAGAATTATTTGCTTAGTTTAATCCATTACACCCTGAGCACCAAGACAACAAATTTAATTCTTTCTTATTTTGAAATCGGTTTCTTATAACTTAAGTATATCACTTTCTATCTAATCTATCAACATATTTTACTAAGATATCATTAGTAATGAAGTTTTACAATTTCCTAAAAATAGATGACATTAGCGAATTTTATTCCAGTTTTCACCTTCATACTTTACAAGCAAAAGAAATGATGTTATAGTAAAAGGCATTTCAAACTATTGTAAAATTTCTACAAAAAAAGGCTCTATAATATTTGTAGTGGGTAAATCCCCTATAGGTATTATGGAGCCTATTTTGTTGTAGAAAAAAAGTCCCATAAGATCTATAATGAAAAGTGACCAAACAACTCATTAGAAAGATTCATATGGAACAATTACATTTTATCACAAAACTACTAGACATTAAAGACCCTAATATCCAAATTATGGATGTTGTTAATAGGGATACCCACAAAGAAATCATCGCTAAACTAGATTGTGAGGCCCCATCTTGTCCTGATTGCGGAAGTCTAATGAAGAAATATGACTTTCAAAAACCGTCTAAGATCCCTTACCTCGAAACAACTGGTATGCCTACTAGAATTCTCCTTAAAAAACGCCGTTTTAAGTGCTATCAGTGCTCAAAAATGATGGTTGCTGAGACTCCTCTAGTAAAGAAAAATCATCAAATCCCTCGTATCATCAACCAAAAAATTGCTCAGAAGCTGATTGAAAAAACTTCCATGACCGATATTGCTCATCAGTTGTCTATTTCAACTTCAACTGTCATTCGAAAGCTCAATGACTTCCGTTTTAAGTATGATTTTTCTCATCTTCCAGAGATTATATCTTGGGATGAGTACTCCTTTACAAAGGGAAAGATGAGTTTCATTGCACAAGATTTTGAAAAGCTCAATATCATCACTGTTCTTGAGGGCAGAACACAAGCTATCATCCGGAATCACTTCCTTCGCTACGATAGAGCCGTTCGTTGTCAGGTGAAAATCATTACTATGGATATGTTTAGTCCTTATTATGACTTGGCTAAACAGCTTTTTCCGTGTGCTAAAATCGTTCTAGATCGTTTCCATATTATCCAACATCTTAGCCGTGCTATGAGTCGTGTGCGTGTCCAAATCATGAATCAGTTTCATCGAAAATCCCATGAATATAAGGCTATCAAACGCTACTGGAAACTCATCCAACAAGATAGTCAGAAACTCAGCTATAAACGTTTTTATCGCCCTACTTTTCGCATGCACTTGACGAATAAAGAAATTCTAGACAAGCTTTTGAGCTATTCAGAAGACTTGAAACACCACTACCATCTCTATCAACTTTTGCTTTTTCACTTTCAGAACAAGGAGTCTGAGAAATTCTTTGGACTCATTGAGAACAATCTGCAGCTAGTTCATCCTCTTTTTCAGACTGTTTTTAAAACCTTTCTAAAGGACAAAGAGAAAATTGTCAACGCCCTTCAACTACCCTATTCTAACGCCAAATTGGAAGCGACTAATAATCTCATCAAACTTATCAAACGAAAGGCCTTTGGATTTCGGAACTTTGAAAACTTCAAAAAACGGATTTTTATCGCTCTGAACATCAAAAAAGAAAGGACGAATTTTATCCTTTCTCGAGCTTAGCTGACTTCAACCCACTACAGTTGACAAAGAGCCCAAAAAAAGAGAGCCAAAACTCTCTTTTATCTTCTTTTACTTTTATGGACCGACATGAGGGTAATATCTCGCAAGCTAAAGTATGCTAGGAAGAGCATGGCGATTGCGATAAAGAATTCTGTCGGTAGCTGAAAGATTTGCAGAACTGACAACATCAGCAAAATCAAAAGTGCTACAAAAGCAAAGACGACAAGGACGATATTGACTGTCCCTTTAATGCTTTCTGGTGTCGCAAATACATAGAGTAGCAATAAGAGGATTCCTATGATTAAATAAACCATCTTTATCTCTTTCTAGCTCTTATTCAGCTGATTTTTTCTTCTTGTTAGCTTTCTCACGCTCTGCCTTGTTAAGGATTTGTTTACGCAAACGGATAGACTCAGGCGTTACTTCCATGTACTCATCGTCGTTCAAGAACTCAAGAGACTCTTCAAGTGTCAAGATACGAGGAGTCTTAATAACAGCTGTTTGGTCCTTAGTAGCTGAACGGACGTTAGTCATTTGTTTTGCCTTAGTGATGTTAACTGTCAAGTCGTTTTCACGAGAGTTTTCACCGATGATCATTCCTTCGTAAACCTCAGTACCTGGGTTGACAAAGATTGTTCCACGTTCTTCGATAGACATGATTGAGTAAGTTGTAGCCTTCCCAGCATCGATAGAAACAAGGGCACCACGGTGACGTCCACCAATTTCCCCTGGAATCAATGGCAAGTATTGGTCGAAGGTATGGTTCATGATACCGTAACCACGAGTCATTGACAAGAACTCAGTTGAGTATCCAATCAAACCACGCGCTGGAACAAGGAAGACCAAACGAGTTTGACCATTACCAGTTGAAATCATATCTAACATTTCACCCTTACGTTCAGAAAGGCTTTGGATAACAGATCCTTGGTATTCTTCTGGAGTGTCGATTTGAACACGTTCAAATGGCTCACATTTAACACCATCGATTTCTTTTACGATAACCTCTGGACGAGATACTTGAAGTTCATAACCCTCACGACGCATTGTTTCGATAAGGATTGACAAGTGCAATTCTCCACGTCCTGAAACAGTCCATTTATCTGGTGAATCAGTTGGGTCAACACGAAGGGAAACGTCTGTTTGCAATTCTGCCTGCAAGCGTTCTTCCACCTTACGAGAAGTCACCCATTTACCTTCTTTACCAGCAAATGGTGAGTTGTTGACCAAGAATGTCATTTGAAGAGTTGGCTCATCGATGTGTAGGATTGGAAGAGCTTCAATTGCATCTGTCGGAGTAATAGTTTCACCGACAAAGATATCTTCCATACCTGAAACGGCAATCAAGTCACCCGCTTTAGCTTCCTGGATTTCACGACGTTCCAAACCAAAGAAACCGAAGAGTTTTGTAACACGGAAGTTCTTCGTTGTACCATCTAGTTTAGAAAGGGTAACTTGGTCCCCAACCTTAACAGTACCACGGAAGACACGACCGATACCGATACGTCCAACGAAGTCGTTGTAGTCCAAAAGTGACACTTGGAACTGCAAAGGCTCATCTGAGTTATCTACTGGAGCTGGGATGTGGTCAATAATCGTGTCAAAGATTGGCGCCATAGTCGCTTCTTGGTCAGCTGGATCATCTGACAATGAAGAAGTTCCGTTGATTGCTGAAGCATACACTACTGGGAAATCAAGCTGGTCATCATCTGCACCAAGCTCGATGAAAAGTTCCAAGACTTCGTCCACTACTTCTGCTGGACGAGCTGATGGTTTATCGATTTTGTTAACAACCACAATTGGGACAAGGTCTTGTTCCAATGCTTTTTTCAATACGAAACGAGTCTGTGGCATGGTTCCTTCGTAGGCATCTACGACCAAGACAACACCGTCAACCATTTTCATGATACGCTCAACTTCTCCACCGAAGTCCGCGTGTCCTGGGGTGTCCATGATGTTGATACGAGTTCCCTTGTAGGCAACGGCTGTATTTTTAGCAAGGATGGTAATTCCACGCTCTTTTTCGATATCGTTTGAGTCCATAGCACGCTCAGCCAATTCAGTACGTGCATCAAGCGTTTCTGATTGTTTCAATAATTCGTCAACAAGGGTTGTTTTCCCGTGGTCAACGTGGGCGATAATCGCAATGTTACGGATATCTTCTCTTAATTTTGTCATGATTTCCTCTAATATTCAAAATTTATTTTCTAACTGAACGATTATACCATAATTTCAAGTAAATAACATAATTCAAGCAAGTGTAAATGTTTTCACTCTGCTTTTCTTTTCACGTCAAGCCTTTTCAAAGCGAGCGACTTATGATAAGATAGGCACAGTATGCGTTTAGATAATTTATTAGCCCAAGAAAAAATCAGCCGAAAGGCCATGAAACAAGCCTTACTCAAAGGGGACATTCTCGTCGATAGTTGCCCAGCCCGCTCCCTAGCCCAAAATATCGATACAGGACTACAAGAACTCCTTTTTCAGGGCCGAATCATTCAAGGTTATGAGCACACCTACCTTATGCTTCATAAGCCTGCTGGTGTCGTTACAGCCAACAAAGACAAGAAACTTCCAACCGTCATGGACTTCCTTCCTCCTGACATCCAGTCTGATAAGCTCTATGCCGTCGGTCGACTGGACCGAGATACGACTGGTCTCCTCCTCGTGACCGATAACGGCCCTTTGGGCTTTCAACTCCTTCATCCTCAGTACCATGTCGATAAGACTTATCAAGTTGAGGTTAATGGACTTCTGACACCTGACCATATCCAAACCTTTCAAAAGGGAATTGTCTTTTTAGATGGCACTGTTTGTAAAGCTGCAAGACTAGAGATTCTATCTGCAAGTCCTTCCCTCAGTCAAGCCTCTATCACCATTTCAGAAGGAAAATTTCATCAGGTTAAGAAAATGTTTCTCTCTGTTGGTGTCAAGGTGACCTCCCTTAAACGTACCCATTTTGGACCTTGGAGCTTGGATGACAATCTTCAAGCAGGAGACTATCGACCCCTAAACTCAGAAGAGTTAACAAGCGTTCGTGAATTTCTCAGAAAAAGTGGTTAAAAAATGAGCTCGGAACATCCAAGCTCGTTTTCTTATTTCTCAA
This portion of the Streptococcus mitis B6 genome encodes:
- a CDS encoding ISL3 family transposase encodes the protein MEQLHFITKLLDIKDPNIQIMDVVNRDTHKEIIAKLDCEAPSCPDCGSLMKKYDFQKPSKIPYLETTGMPTRILLKKRRFKCYQCSKMMVAETPLVKKNHQIPRIINQKIAQKLIEKTSMTDIAHQLSISTSTVIRKLNDFRFKYDFSHLPEIISWDEYSFTKGKMSFIAQDFEKLNIITVLEGRTQAIIRNHFLRYDRAVRCQVKIITMDMFSPYYDLAKQLFPCAKIVLDRFHIIQHLSRAMSRVRVQIMNQFHRKSHEYKAIKRYWKLIQQDSQKLSYKRFYRPTFRMHLTNKEILDKLLSYSEDLKHHYHLYQLLLFHFQNKESEKFFGLIENNLQLVHPLFQTVFKTFLKDKEKIVNALQLPYSNAKLEATNNLIKLIKRKAFGFRNFENFKKRIFIALNIKKERTNFILSRA
- a CDS encoding DUF3165 family protein, translated to MVYLIIGILLLLLYVFATPESIKGTVNIVLVVFAFVALLILLMLSVLQIFQLPTEFFIAIAMLFLAYFSLRDITLMSVHKSKRR
- the typA gene encoding translational GTPase TypA; translated protein: MTKLREDIRNIAIIAHVDHGKTTLVDELLKQSETLDARTELAERAMDSNDIEKERGITILAKNTAVAYKGTRINIMDTPGHADFGGEVERIMKMVDGVVLVVDAYEGTMPQTRFVLKKALEQDLVPIVVVNKIDKPSARPAEVVDEVLELFIELGADDDQLDFPVVYASAINGTSSLSDDPADQEATMAPIFDTIIDHIPAPVDNSDEPLQFQVSLLDYNDFVGRIGIGRVFRGTVKVGDQVTLSKLDGTTKNFRVTKLFGFFGLERREIQEAKAGDLIAVSGMEDIFVGETITPTDAIEALPILHIDEPTLQMTFLVNNSPFAGKEGKWVTSRKVEERLQAELQTDVSLRVDPTDSPDKWTVSGRGELHLSILIETMRREGYELQVSRPEVIVKEIDGVKCEPFERVQIDTPEEYQGSVIQSLSERKGEMLDMISTGNGQTRLVFLVPARGLIGYSTEFLSMTRGYGIMNHTFDQYLPLIPGEIGGRHRGALVSIDAGKATTYSIMSIEERGTIFVNPGTEVYEGMIIGENSRENDLTVNITKAKQMTNVRSATKDQTAVIKTPRILTLEESLEFLNDDEYMEVTPESIRLRKQILNKAEREKANKKKKSAE
- a CDS encoding 16S rRNA pseudouridine(516) synthase, whose amino-acid sequence is MRLDNLLAQEKISRKAMKQALLKGDILVDSCPARSLAQNIDTGLQELLFQGRIIQGYEHTYLMLHKPAGVVTANKDKKLPTVMDFLPPDIQSDKLYAVGRLDRDTTGLLLVTDNGPLGFQLLHPQYHVDKTYQVEVNGLLTPDHIQTFQKGIVFLDGTVCKAARLEILSASPSLSQASITISEGKFHQVKKMFLSVGVKVTSLKRTHFGPWSLDDNLQAGDYRPLNSEELTSVREFLRKSG